In Streptomyces venezuelae, the sequence CAGGGACAGCAGGTCACGGGCCGGGCCCGCCGGGCGGGATCCCGTCGGCCAGACCGCCCGCAGGGCGCGGTCGAGCGGCGCACCCGTCACCGGGACCTCCACGAGCCGCCGCGCTCCCAGTTCGTCCCCGACCGCCAGCTCCGACAGGACGCACGGCCCGGCGCCGCCCAGCGCCGCCGCCTTCACCGCCGTGGTCGACGCCAGTTCCAGCAGCGGCGCGGCCAGCCCGCCGGCCGCGGCCAGTGCGGCGTCCAGGACCTGTCGCGTACCGGACCCCCGCTCGCGCAGGATCAGCGGGGTCGCGGCCAGCTCCGCCGCCGTCACGCCCCGGGCCCGGCGCGCCCACGGGTGGCCCGGGGCCACCGCCACCACCAGCCGGTCCTGCGCGATCACCGCCGAATCCAGCCCCTCGGGAACGGTCAGCCCCTCCACGAAGCCGAGGTCGGCCTCGTGCGCGAGGACCCGCCTGGCGACCACCGCCGAGTTGCCGGCGTGCAGGGACACCGCCGTGTCCGGGCGCTGCCCGCGCAGGGCGATCAGCCAGCCCGGCAGCAGGTACTCCGCGATGGTCATGCTCGCGGCCACCCGCAGACGCGAGTCCCGGCGCCCGCGCAGCGCCTGCGCCCCCGCATCGAAGGCCTCCGCAGCCTCCACCACCCGCCGGGCCCAGTCCGTGACGAGCGCGCCCTCGGCCGTCAGCGTCGACCCGCGCGGCGAGCGGTCCACCAGGGCCACGCCGAGCCGGGTCTCCATCGCCCGGATCCGGCTGCTGGCGGCGGGCTGGGTGATGCCGAGCCGCCGGGCCGCGCCGCTCAGACTGCCGACCCGTGCGACCGCGAGCAGCAGTTCCAGCGCGCCCAGGTCCGGTACCCGGTGCGCCAGCGGAACCCACTCCTCATTACCCATAACATCAGTTTATGGCCTCATAGGGAGATGGTCTCTGCCGCCCCGTCCGCGCAGGCCCGAGGCTGGATCCATGGCCACCACCCTCGTGCGACCCCGCACGCTCACCACTCCCGCGGTCCGGACCCACAAGGCCCCCGCCCTGCGGCACCTCGGCCCCAACTGGTACGCCTGCGTCATGGGCACGGCGATCCTCGCCGGCGCCGGCGCGACCCTCCCGTACCAGCTCCCCGGCCAGCGCGTGGCCTGCCAGCTCGTCTGGGCGCTGTCCGCCGTCCTCCTCGCCGTGCTGCTCGCGGCCCGCGCCGGGCACTGGCTCCACCACCGCGACCAGGCCCGCGCCCATCTCCTCGACCCCGCCGTCGCCCCCTTCTACGGCTGCCTCGCGATGGCACTGC encodes:
- a CDS encoding LysR substrate-binding domain-containing protein; translation: MGNEEWVPLAHRVPDLGALELLLAVARVGSLSGAARRLGITQPAASSRIRAMETRLGVALVDRSPRGSTLTAEGALVTDWARRVVEAAEAFDAGAQALRGRRDSRLRVAASMTIAEYLLPGWLIALRGQRPDTAVSLHAGNSAVVARRVLAHEADLGFVEGLTVPEGLDSAVIAQDRLVVAVAPGHPWARRARGVTAAELAATPLILRERGSGTRQVLDAALAAAGGLAAPLLELASTTAVKAAALGGAGPCVLSELAVGDELGARRLVEVPVTGAPLDRALRAVWPTGSRPAGPARDLLSLTRGTA